One genomic window of Sphingomonas sp. C3-2 includes the following:
- a CDS encoding DUF6915 family protein, with amino-acid sequence MGHCYHHALSSVRKWGGSAEDYLPLHQWFDESKAITADFRHRALRHHAEGIFMLERFFGATITVTSGRVVPARLIGEQHVLEDLGFIPSFADWVRCIRPQPWMGRAQPIHKLVDPFAIESPPAS; translated from the coding sequence ATGGGCCATTGCTATCATCACGCGCTCTCGTCCGTGCGGAAATGGGGCGGCTCGGCCGAGGATTATCTGCCACTGCATCAGTGGTTCGACGAGTCCAAGGCGATCACCGCTGACTTCCGCCACCGCGCGCTGCGCCATCACGCCGAGGGCATTTTCATGCTCGAGCGGTTTTTCGGCGCGACCATCACGGTCACAAGCGGCCGGGTCGTTCCGGCCCGCTTGATCGGTGAACAACATGTCCTGGAGGATCTCGGCTTCATACCGAGCTTCGCGGACTGGGTGCGCTGCATCCGGCCGCAGCCCTGGATGGGCCGCGCGCAGCCGATCCACAAGCTGGTGGACCCTTTCGCGATCGAAAGCCCCCCAGCGTCCTGA
- a CDS encoding ArdC family protein, with amino-acid sequence MAYRSRGHRKGAARTNLHQTITDRIIAELEAGSVPWVQPWASAAAPVGIPFNIVSGRKYSGINVLTLWHAMASRGLSGQGFLTFRQARSLGGTVRRGEQGTDIIYTHRVATRDERLCAQHEGREPVASVPFLRHFTVFSVDQCDGLPSEFTSSQRAPDTSLIIPAAEALIQETGADFRIGGTQAFYDPLHDFVQVPCPADFFEPIDWHRTAFHELSHWTGHRSRLDRNQAETFGTDAYAREELVAELSGAFLCAELGIVPTVRHSDYIGAWLALMREDNKAVLKAASAASRAAGHILAFRPVLATAQRQRRAGSRSSAVDGAVS; translated from the coding sequence GCCCGGACTAATCTACATCAGACGATTACCGATCGTATCATCGCCGAACTGGAGGCGGGAAGCGTGCCTTGGGTCCAGCCCTGGGCCAGTGCCGCTGCTCCGGTGGGCATACCCTTTAACATCGTCAGTGGCCGGAAATACAGCGGCATCAATGTCCTGACCCTTTGGCACGCGATGGCTTCAAGAGGGCTTTCCGGACAGGGCTTCCTGACGTTTCGGCAGGCCCGCTCGCTGGGCGGCACGGTTCGCCGGGGCGAACAGGGCACCGATATCATCTACACACACCGCGTCGCCACCCGTGACGAACGCCTGTGCGCCCAACACGAAGGCCGTGAGCCGGTCGCCTCAGTCCCGTTCCTCCGGCACTTCACGGTCTTCTCGGTCGATCAGTGCGATGGCCTGCCCTCTGAGTTCACAAGCTCGCAGCGCGCGCCGGACACCTCCCTCATCATTCCCGCAGCCGAGGCGCTGATCCAGGAAACTGGCGCTGATTTCCGGATCGGCGGGACGCAAGCCTTCTATGATCCGCTTCATGATTTCGTGCAGGTGCCGTGCCCTGCGGATTTCTTTGAACCCATCGACTGGCATCGAACAGCATTTCATGAGCTGTCGCACTGGACCGGCCACCGTTCACGCCTCGATCGAAACCAGGCGGAGACATTCGGAACCGACGCCTATGCCCGCGAAGAACTGGTCGCTGAGCTTTCGGGCGCCTTCCTTTGCGCCGAACTCGGGATCGTGCCCACCGTTCGTCACAGCGACTATATCGGCGCCTGGCTTGCGCTTATGCGCGAAGACAACAAAGCGGTCCTTAAGGCAGCAAGCGCCGCATCTCGCGCGGCGGGTCATATTCTCGCATTCCGGCCAGTCCTTGCCACGGCCCAACGACAACGAAGAGCAGGATCTCGATCCTCCGCGGTCGACGGTGCCGTGTCATGA
- a CDS encoding DUF6878 family protein, with amino-acid sequence MSNTPFVPTFDMTAFLARQAEYEKRASEIFPANKAAVLSVLAGSGITLVTVRFDGGGDSGQIEEIDARSGESSADLPDTSVVLARCECHDEEVRHVTVPLSDAIEAMCYDLLESKHGGWENNEGGYGEFTFDVAAGTVVIDFNYRIERSENHYYEL; translated from the coding sequence ATGAGCAATACGCCTTTTGTTCCCACGTTCGACATGACCGCCTTCCTGGCACGCCAGGCGGAATATGAGAAACGAGCGAGCGAGATCTTTCCCGCCAATAAGGCTGCCGTCCTGTCTGTTCTGGCAGGATCTGGCATCACCCTTGTCACTGTGCGGTTCGATGGCGGCGGTGACAGCGGTCAGATCGAAGAGATTGACGCGCGCTCCGGTGAGAGCAGTGCTGACCTGCCCGATACATCTGTCGTGCTCGCTCGCTGTGAATGTCACGACGAGGAGGTCCGGCATGTAACGGTCCCACTCTCGGATGCGATCGAGGCGATGTGTTACGACCTCCTCGAAAGCAAGCATGGCGGCTGGGAGAACAATGAAGGCGGCTATGGCGAGTTCACCTTTGACGTCGCCGCCGGGACTGTCGTGATCGATTTCAATTATCGGATCGAACGGTCTGAAAACCATTATTACGAATTATAG
- a CDS encoding DUF7007 domain-containing protein — MNAAPLVPATYGRTVDGDLAALVDDTAYAAIPGRSGLRVANRWRLRKPMSEWRRDDFHGAIAVVADALGFNNLIAELVRHREELLRLDRKRGNGKVATPWGKSQSSEIYADGVVFHSTASHGGIKLDRAHNARMPAAIRVAGSWYEEDAEWAKVATGFPDLFTAYERRHAEKTLRDYYPNCWEAIHGRFLAPGESVENDRRLFGDNHRHDWVVVSAIRSNEHPEMTDCIARLGGRRDHGDERRFLVPSDEYVAARFGFVIDEARHLEV; from the coding sequence ATGAACGCGGCGCCTTTGGTTCCGGCCACCTATGGCCGCACCGTCGATGGCGATCTCGCCGCGCTTGTCGACGACACTGCCTACGCCGCCATTCCAGGTCGGAGCGGCCTGCGGGTCGCGAACCGCTGGCGGCTCCGCAAGCCGATGAGCGAATGGCGGCGCGATGATTTCCATGGCGCAATCGCCGTCGTCGCGGATGCGCTGGGGTTCAATAACCTAATCGCCGAACTGGTCCGGCACAGGGAGGAATTACTGAGGCTCGATCGCAAACGCGGTAACGGAAAGGTTGCGACGCCCTGGGGAAAATCCCAGTCCAGCGAGATCTACGCCGATGGCGTGGTCTTCCATTCCACCGCCAGCCATGGAGGCATCAAGCTCGATCGCGCGCATAACGCGAGGATGCCAGCGGCCATAAGGGTTGCCGGTAGCTGGTATGAAGAAGATGCAGAATGGGCGAAGGTCGCGACGGGCTTCCCCGATCTCTTCACGGCCTATGAACGGCGTCATGCAGAGAAGACACTGCGCGACTATTACCCGAACTGCTGGGAGGCGATCCACGGTCGTTTCCTGGCGCCCGGTGAATCTGTCGAGAATGACCGGCGGCTTTTTGGCGATAACCACCGGCACGACTGGGTGGTCGTGTCCGCAATCCGATCAAACGAGCATCCCGAAATGACGGATTGCATCGCGCGGCTCGGCGGTCGCCGCGATCACGGTGATGAGCGGCGTTTCCTCGTTCCATCCGATGAATATGTCGCCGCGCGCTTCGGCTTCGTAATCGACGAGGCCCGGCATCTGGAAGTCTGA
- a CDS encoding ParB N-terminal domain-containing protein encodes MAKAPSKITLNQSQNIPFDRLVLSQSNVRRVKHGVTIEHLANDIERRGLLTGLNVRPVLDEAGEDTGMFEIPAGGRRYSALAILVKRKRLAKDAPVPCVVKAANDPVPAEEDSLAENSEREPLHPLDEFRAMKTLFDKGEQEEAIAAHFRVTPAVVRQRLKLASVSPALHECYAEGDMTLDQLMAFTVSDGHQRQEDLWAQLAQSNNKSSWFIKSKLLEDKVEVTDKRVRFIGLDAYIAAGGAGPIRDLFEPDDGGWLSDPALLDRLVDEKLRVEADTVMGEGWKWVEALVDLPYGYDEDCRAIASQVQPLSEAQEAQIVALRAEADALEAKWDGKPDIPADVELRVSAIDAELGVLAQGNRVFDAAEIDNAGVFIGLEDDGTLYIDRGYVRAEDEPEAEDADDGAEEASDARSDHSPDEIGGQVADPEARTAPAAPTTNDDDDDGEVIKPLPDRLVAELTAARTLALQDAFAQSPSVAFAAVLHAMVLSVFYIGRTESCMELGVHRVSMPFQGADLRSSPSAASIQERHARWKERLPQADKDVWDALQQLDGSEQASLFAHCAAYSVNAQWEPVPKHGGGRVSVRCVARRIDHANVLARAVGLDMIGAGWRPTFDNYLNRVAKPRILEAVAEAKGPQTAGLIDHLKKGDMAREAERLLADADWLPEPLRTPVIDEPLPLTGEADALPAFLDGDDTFAEQEAANDQEGDEEYDIAA; translated from the coding sequence ATGGCGAAAGCCCCATCGAAGATCACCCTCAACCAGTCCCAGAACATTCCGTTCGACAGACTGGTCCTTTCGCAATCGAACGTCCGCCGCGTGAAGCATGGCGTGACCATCGAGCATCTGGCCAATGATATCGAACGCCGCGGCCTGCTCACCGGCCTCAACGTCCGGCCCGTGCTCGACGAGGCTGGCGAAGACACCGGCATGTTCGAGATCCCCGCCGGTGGCCGCCGCTACAGTGCGCTGGCGATCCTGGTGAAGCGCAAGCGGCTCGCCAAGGATGCGCCGGTTCCCTGCGTGGTCAAGGCGGCGAACGATCCGGTCCCGGCCGAAGAAGATTCGCTCGCCGAGAACAGCGAGCGCGAGCCACTCCACCCGCTCGATGAATTCCGGGCGATGAAGACCCTGTTCGACAAGGGCGAGCAGGAGGAGGCGATCGCCGCCCACTTCCGCGTGACGCCTGCCGTCGTTCGCCAGCGCCTCAAGCTCGCGTCAGTCTCGCCTGCCTTGCACGAATGCTATGCCGAAGGCGACATGACCCTCGACCAGCTCATGGCGTTTACGGTGAGCGACGGTCACCAGCGTCAGGAGGATCTGTGGGCGCAACTCGCGCAAAGCAACAACAAGTCGTCCTGGTTCATCAAGTCCAAGCTGCTGGAGGACAAGGTCGAGGTGACGGACAAGCGTGTCCGCTTCATCGGGCTGGACGCCTATATCGCCGCCGGCGGCGCTGGTCCCATCCGCGACCTGTTCGAACCCGACGATGGCGGCTGGCTCTCCGACCCGGCCCTGCTCGACCGTCTGGTCGACGAGAAGCTGCGCGTGGAAGCCGACACGGTCATGGGTGAAGGCTGGAAGTGGGTCGAGGCGCTGGTCGATCTTCCCTACGGCTATGACGAGGACTGCCGTGCCATCGCCAGCCAGGTGCAGCCGCTGTCCGAGGCGCAGGAGGCGCAAATCGTCGCCCTGCGGGCCGAGGCTGATGCTCTTGAGGCCAAATGGGACGGCAAGCCCGACATTCCGGCCGACGTGGAGCTGCGGGTCTCCGCCATCGACGCCGAGCTGGGTGTTCTCGCCCAGGGCAACCGGGTGTTCGATGCTGCCGAGATCGACAATGCCGGTGTGTTCATCGGTCTCGAGGACGACGGCACACTCTATATCGATCGCGGTTATGTCCGCGCCGAGGATGAGCCGGAGGCGGAAGATGCCGACGACGGCGCCGAAGAGGCGTCCGATGCCCGATCTGACCACTCCCCCGATGAGATCGGCGGGCAAGTTGCCGATCCCGAAGCCCGCACGGCCCCGGCCGCGCCGACGACGAATGATGACGATGACGACGGCGAGGTCATCAAGCCGCTCCCGGACCGGCTCGTCGCCGAACTGACCGCGGCCCGCACGTTGGCGCTTCAGGATGCCTTCGCGCAGTCGCCTTCGGTGGCCTTCGCCGCCGTGCTGCACGCCATGGTGCTCTCGGTCTTCTACATCGGCCGTACCGAAAGCTGCATGGAACTGGGCGTCCACCGCGTCTCCATGCCGTTCCAGGGCGCTGACCTGCGCAGCAGTCCGTCGGCGGCATCCATCCAGGAGCGTCACGCCCGCTGGAAGGAGCGGCTTCCCCAGGCCGACAAGGATGTCTGGGATGCGCTCCAGCAGCTCGACGGCAGCGAACAGGCCAGTCTGTTCGCCCATTGCGCCGCCTATTCGGTGAACGCACAGTGGGAGCCGGTCCCCAAGCATGGCGGTGGCCGTGTCTCCGTACGCTGCGTCGCCCGCCGTATCGACCATGCCAATGTGCTGGCGCGTGCGGTGGGTCTCGACATGATCGGCGCGGGCTGGCGTCCGACCTTCGACAACTACCTCAACCGGGTCGCGAAACCGCGCATCCTCGAGGCGGTCGCCGAGGCGAAGGGACCGCAAACCGCGGGCCTGATCGACCATCTGAAGAAGGGCGACATGGCGCGCGAGGCCGAACGCCTGCTGGCCGATGCGGACTGGCTCCCCGAGCCGCTGCGGACCCCGGTCATCGATGAGCCGCTGCCGCTGACGGGTGAGGCGGACGCGCTGCCGGCCTTCCTCGACGGGGATGACACCTTCGCCGAGCAGGAAGCCGCCAACGACCAGGAGGGCGACGAAGAATACGATATCGCCGCCTGA